The DNA window CGGCATATCGGAGATGCTCCCCTGCGCTCAGCATGACAGCGTTCTATCTCAAACGCTCTGAAGTTCCGTCCCCGCCCCGCCGTCACCGTCCACCCCCGGGCGGTGGCGGCCTTTCCTCCACCCGGGAGGTCCCATGACGACCGCAGCCGCCCCGCCCGCCAGCACCCGCGCCCTCTCGCCCCTGAAGGTCGGCCTCTTCGGCATCGGCCTGGACACGTACTGGCCGCAGTTCCCCGGGCTGGAGGAGCGGCTGCACGGATACGTGGGAAAGGTCGAACGCAGGCTGACGCGCCCGGACGTGGAGGTCGTGAACCTGGGCCTGATCGACACGCCGGAGAAAGCCTCCGAGGCCGGGCACGCCTTTCGCCGCGCGGACGTGGACCTGATCTTCCTGCACGTCACGACGTACGCGCTGTCCTCCACGGTGCTTCCCGTCGTGCGGCGGGCGGGGGTGCCGGTGGTCATCCTCAACCTCCAGCCGGGGGCGGCCATCGACTACGCGGGCCTGGGCGCGCTGGGCGACCGCACGCGGATGACGGGGGAGTGGCTGGCCTTCTGCTCGGCGTGTCCGGTGCCGGAGATCGCCAACGTGTTCCGGCGGGCGGGGGTCTCCTTCCACCAGGTGACCGGGGTGCTGGAGGGAGACCCGCACGTCTGGAACGAGGTGGACGGCTGGCTCGACGCGGCGCGGGTGGCGCACGTCATGAGCCACAACCGCCTGGGGCTGATGGGGCACTCCTACAACGGGATGCTCGACATCTCGACCGACACGACGCTCCAGGCCGTCACCTTCGGCACCCACCTCCAGATCGTGGAACTCGACGAGCTGGCGGAGCTGCGGCGCGGGGTCGGCGGCGAGGACGTGCGGGCGAAGCTGGCGGAGTTCGCGGCCGAGTTCGACCTCCAGCCCGACTGCGACCCGGCGGAGCTGGAGCGGGCGGCGCGAACGTCCGTCGCCCTCGACCGGCTGGTGGAGCGGCACCACCTCGGCTCTCTGGCGTACTACGCCCACTCGGTCCCCGGGCACGAGAACGAGGACGTGATCGGCTCCGTGATCCTGGGGTGCTCGCTCCTGACCGCGCGGGGCGTTCCGGTCGCGGGCGAGTACGAGGTGAAAAACGCCCAGGCGATGAAGATCATGGACACCCTGGGGGTGGGCGGGTCCTTTACCGAGTATTACGCGCTCGATTTCGACGACGACGTGGTGCTGATGGGGCACGACGGCCCCGGACACACCCGCATCGCGCAGGGGAAGACGAAGGTCCGGCCGCTGGCGGTCTACCACGGCAAGGTCGGGCGGGGCCTGAGCGTGGAGATGAGCGTGCAGCACGGGCCGGTGACACTGCTCTCGGTCGTCGAGCGGGGGAGCGGGCTGATGCTCCTCGTGGCGCAGGGGGAGAGCGTGCCCGGCCCGATCCTGGAGATCGGGAACACCAACAGCCGCTACCGCTTTCCGCCGGGCGCGCGGCGTTTCGTGGAGGCGTGGAACGCGCAGGGCCCGGCGCACCACTGCGCGGTGGGGGTGGGGAACGTCGCGGAGAGGGTGCACAAGCTCGGCGCCCTGCTCGGCATCGAGACCGTGCAGGTGTGCTGAGGACGAGAGCCGGGCCTCTACGGTCAGGCGGGACACGAACGGCGGAGGCGCGCGGGGGTATTCCAGGAGACCGGGTGGCCTCCCACCCACCTCCGCACCTCTCCTCCAGAATGGACCCCACCCATGACCGTGACCGAACCCCGCTACTCCCTCCTCGACCCCTTTCCCTGGTACGCGGCGATGCGCGAGCGTTCGCCCGTCGTCCGTGACCCCCAGTCCGGGATGTGGATGGTCTTCGGCTACGCGGACGTGCAGCGGACCCTCTCCGAGTGGAAGAACTTCTCCTCCGAGCGGGGTCGCCCCCGCGGCGAGAATCCCGAAAGCGCGCTGTCGTCGAGCATCATCTCCACCGACCCGCCCCGGCACCGCAGCCTGCGGGCCCTCGTCGAGCAGGCGTTCACGCCGAGGCAGGTCCGCGCCCTGGAACCCCGCATCGCCGAACTCGTGGACGAGCTGCTTTCCAAGGTCGAGCGGGCGGGGCGGATGGATTTCGTCCTCGACCTCGCCTACCCGCTGCCCGTCATCGTGATCGCGGAGATTCTGGGCATTCCCGCCTCCGACCGCGACGCCTTCAAGCGCTGGTCGGACGCGGTGGTGACGGGCAACATGAGCGGCAGCCGGGAGATGGCGGCCTACTTCGGGCGGCTGATCGAGGAGCGGCGGCACGACCCCGGCGAGGACCTCATCAGCGGGCTGATCGCCGCGCAGGTGGAGGGTGAGCACCTGAGCACCCAGGAACTCCTCGGCTTCTGCGTGCTGCTCCTGGTGGCGGGGAACGAGACGACGACCAACCTCCTCGCCAACACGGTGCTGTGCTGGGAGGACGCGCCGGGGGCGTACGGGCGGGTGCGGGCCGACCGTGGTCTGCTGCCGACGACGATTGAGGAGTCGCTGCGCTTCCGCTCGCCGGTCCAGTCCATGTTCCGGGTAGCGGCGCAGGACGTGGAGCTGGGCGGGCAGGTTATCCGGGAGGGCAGCCCCGTCATCGCCTGGATCGGCTCGGCCAACCGCGACGAGGCGCAGTTCGGGGACGCCGCCACCTTCGACCCGGCCCGGACGCCCAACCGGCACCTCGCCTTCGGGCACGGGGTGCACTTCTGCCTGGGAGCACCGCTCGCGCGGCTGGAGGCGAGCGTCGCCCTCTCCGCCGTGCTCGACCGCCTGCCGAACCTGCGGGTGGAGCCGGGCACCGTGCTCGATCCCATCCCCAGCCAGATCGTCTCGGGGGTGAAGCGGCTGCCCGTCACCTTCGGGTAATCAGTCCGCCTTGTACAGCTCCGCCGCGTTGTCGTGCAGGAGGCGCCGGGCGGCCCAGCGTGCCTCCTCCGGGGAGAGGTCGCCCGCCTCCACCGTCTCCCCGAGGGCGCGGGTCAGGGTGGACCGTCCCGCGCGCGCGGCGAGCCAGAACATCTCGGGTGTCCGCTGGGCGTCCGTGCTGAACAGGACCTTGGTGATTGGAGAGAGGTGCAGGCTCTCGTGCCAGGCGGTCACCATTCCGTGCGTGCTCGTGTAGGGGATGGTGAGCCCCACATCCAGCCACGCCCCCGGGTACACGCTGGCGAGGTAGCCCGCCTCGCGGATGAAGGGGTAGCCGTGCAGCATGACGACGTGCAGGCCGCGCAACTCCGGGTCTTCGAGCAGGGCGCGCAGGTGGAGGGGGTTGGCGAGGCGCAGGTCGAGGTCCGGGTCGCCGTAGCCGGTGTGGAACTGGATGGGCAGGCCGTGACGTAGACCGGCGCGCAGGGCCGCGTGCAACGTGGCGTCGAGGAGGGCCTTTCGATTGAGGCGGGGCGTCCTGTCTTCCGGCGTCTCCCGCAAGAGGGCATCGAGATCACGCTGCACCTCGGACAACTCGGGCCGCGTGATGTCCAGCCCCGTGCGGTAGGCGGCGATGCTCTTGAGGGCGACGAGACCCGGGGCAAGGGCGTCGAAGTGGGCCTCCACCCGTTCCAGATAGACCCTCGCGTCCGGCGCCTCCCGCAGCAGCGCGGCCGCTTCCGCCTCGATGCGGGCGACGCGGCGGGTGGGAAGCAGAGCGTTCATCTGCTCCACCGTCAGCAGGCGACCTTGCCAGATGCCGTCGTCCATCAGCAGCAGGGAGATGCCCGTCTCCCGCATGAGCCGGGCGCAGAGGGCCGGGTAGTCCTGCGCCTGCCGGGCCGTCCGCACCGCGTCCGGGGTGGGATCGCAGCCGTACAGCTCCGCGAGGTGACGGATGGAGCGGCGGAAATACAGGTTGTGGGGAACGTGCCGCGCCAGAATCTCCGGGTCGGCGGACTCGGTGAAGTACGGCTCGATGGGCTCCGCGCGCCACAGCGCCTCCGGGTACAGCCCGTGCGCGTGGTGGTCGAGGATGGGGAGGGCGGCGACGTGCTCGGCTAGCGCGTCGGGCGTCATCAGTACCGCTCCGCGAGCAATTCCAGTTCTTCCTCGGGGGAGAGGGGGCTCAGGGCTTCCCCCTCCAGCCGCTTGACCGCCACGTACGCCCGCAGCCGCGCTTCCCCGAAGGCGGCCCGCAGCACCGTATCCGCCTCGAGGGCGTCCAGACTCGCGCTCAGGGACGCGGGCAGGGGGAACATCCGGGCCGCCTCGCGCTCGGCCTCGCCGAGGAGAGCAGGGTCCACCGTCGCCTCGGGGGGGAGGGAGAGATCACGCTCCAGGCCGCCCAACCCCGCCGCGACCAGCGCACCGAGCGCGAGGTAGGGGTTGGCGGTGCCGTCCGCCGCCTTCACCTCGAAGCGGGTCACGCGGCCCCCGTGGCGGGTCACCCGCAGCGCGGCCTCGCGGTTGCCCACCCCCCAGGCGCAGTACGCGCCCGCCCAGAAGTGGGGCTTGAGACGGCGGTACCCGTTCGGCAGCGGCACGGTCACGGCGGTCAGGGCCGGGAGGTGCGCGAGGATGCCCGCCATGAAGGCCCGGCCCGCCGCACTCAGGCCGTCCGGGTCGTCCGGGTCCCCGAGCGCGTCCTGTCCCCCCGCGTCCCGCAATCCCAGGTTGATGTGACACCCGCTGCCCGCCGCCGTCTCCGACACCTTGGCGAGGAAGCAGGCGACGAGGCCGTGCCTCCCCGCCGCCGCGCGGGCCGCCTCCCGGAAGAAAATTTGCTGGTCGGCGGCGTCCACCCCGACTCTGTACCGCACGGCGAGTTCGATCTGGCCGGGAGCGCTCTCCGGGTAGAGGTGCTCGGGCGTCAGGCCGAGGTCGAGGAGGGCGGCGGTGAGGTCGTGGAGGAACGGGAGGTGCGCGTTGAACGCCCCCGTCTGCGCGTACACGGTGCGGTCGGCGGGAACGAGCCGCCCCTCCGGGTCCCGGCGCAGCAGGAAGAACTCGTTCTCGAAGGCGGCGGTGAGGGTCAGGCCGTACGCTTCCAGGCGGCCCAGTTGCCCGCGCAGGAAGTCGCGGGGGCAGTGCTCCCAGGGCTGGCCGTCCTCCCGCCGCAGGTCCCCCAGCACCAGGGCGTGCCCCGGCAGCAGGGCGGTCGTCCGCAGGGTCCTGCCGTCGGGCACGAGGCGCACCTCACCCACGGGGCTCAGACCGCTGCCCGGCGCCAGCGCGTCGAACATCACGGGCAGGGCCATCTGCGCGGCGGCGAGGCCGATGCCGCCCGGCAGCCCCGCGTCGGGGTCGAGGAGGGCGACGTGGGCGGCCTTGGCGCGGATCACGTTGGCGTGGTCGCACCAGTGCACCCGCACCCACTGAACGCCCCCGGGCGCGAGGTCGGGCCAGTCGAGGTCGCGCACGTTAGACCTCCAGCGCCGTGTCCCGGCGCAGCACCCGCGTCAAGACGAGGTAGTACAGGACGCCGACCGCGAGCCAGCCCAGGCCGAGCAGCCACGTCGCCGCGCCCATGCTGTAGAGCACGTAGGCGATGATCCCGAAGCCCACACCCGGCAGCAGCAGGTGGCTGAAGTAGTTGCGCGAGCCCCGCCGCACCAAGAAGTGCACGATCACCGAGGCGTGCAGGAACAGGAAGCCCGTCAGCGCCCCGAAGTTCACGAGGCTGGTGAGCAGCGCCACGTTGTCGAGAAAGGCCAGCGCGACGACGAGCGAGACGAGCACCACGAGGACGATGCTGACGTGGGGGGTCTTGAACCTGGGGTGGACGCGGGCGAGCGGCGCGGGCAACTGGCGGTCGCGCGCCATCGCGAAGAGGATGCGGCTGATCGCGGCCTGCGAGACGAGCGAGTTCGCCACGCCCCAGGCCAGCGCGGTCGCCCCCGCCGTGAGCAGGGCCAGCCAGCTCCCGCCCGCGACCGCCGCCGCCTCGTAAAAGGCGGTGTCGAGCGACCGGAAGGTCAGCCCCCGGCTGAGGTCAGCGGCCACCCAGGTTTGCAGGATGAACAGGCCCCCCATCAGGAAGAGCGCGGCGAGGGTCGCGCGGCCCACCGTGCCCCGGCGGCGGTCTTTCACCTCCTCGCTGAGGGTGCTGATCGCGTCGAAGCCCAGGAAGCTCAGCGCGGCGACCGAGACGGCGGCCCCGATCACGGCAGGGGTCAGCACCTCCGGCTGGTAGAGCGGCGCGAGGGTCAGCCGCCCCGCCCCCGCCCCGCTGTAGAGCGCGATCAGCCCCACGAGCAGGAAGGCGAAGAGGACGGTGAGCTCCAGCACCAGAAAGACGCGGCTCGCGCGGGCGGTCAGCTCCACCCCGCGCAGGTTGACCACCATCCCGACGAGCAGGAACCCCACCACCCACGCCGCCTTGGGCACGGCGGGAAAGAGGGGCGCGAGGGCCGCCGCGCTCACGACGTACAGCAGCGCCGGGATCAGGATGTAGTCGAGCAGGATCAGCCACCCCGCGAAGAAGCCCGCCGCCCTGCCGATGCCGCGCTGCGCGTAGGCGTACACGCTGCCGCTGACCGGGAAGTCGCGCGACATCGCCCGGTAGCTCATCGCCGTGAAGAACATGGCGACCATGCCGACGAGGTAGGCGAGGGCCACCATCCCCCGGCTCGCGTCGAGCACGTACCCGAAGATGCCGAACGGCGCAATCGGGACCATGAAGATCATCCCGTAGACGAGCAGGTCGCGGAAGGACAGCGCCCGCTTGAGTTCCTGGCGGTAGCCGAACTCCTCCACACCCACCCGCTCGTCCGCCGGGAGGGGTGATCCGCCCACGCCCTCGGTGCTCACACCCGCTCCCGGGGCGGCTCCACCCCGAGCTGCGCGAGGACGTCCAGCCCCAGCTCGAAGCGGCAGGTCTTGAGCGGGTCCACGACCTGGCTGATCTGAAGGTTCCCGGCGGCGCTCAGCAGCCCGATGGCGTCCGCGCGGGAGAGCCCGGCCTCCGATTGGAGGAACGCACTCATGTGCTTCGTCGCCAGGGTCGCGGCCTCGTCGAGGGTCAGGGCGCTGGCGACCGTGTAGAGGTGGGCCTGCGTCTGCACCATCGGCAGCGGCCAGGGACACTGAGGGACGACCGTCACCCGCAGGGTCACCTCGCCGGGCACCTCCAGCCCGCACACGCTGACCTCGCCGTCGCCCATGCCCGCGTGCAGGTCGCCGAGGGCGAGGAGGGCGCCCTCCACGTTCACCGGCAGCAGCAGCAGGCTCCCCGCCCGGATCACGGTGGTATCCATGTTGCCGCCGTGGGGGCCGGGGGTGCCGTTGGGCACGGGCGTCTCGGCGGGCGCGGTGCCGATCACGCCGATCATGGGGCGCAGGGGCAGCCGCACGCCGCTCACCGTGACCCCCCCGTCCTCGACCGGGAAGACCCGGACGGTGGGGTGTTCGAGCGCGTCGCCCTCCACGCCGAGCCCCGGGCCCGTCACCATCACCGCCCGGGGGCCGACCCGGATGTCGAGAATCTCGACGGCGAGGGCGTCGCCGGGCCGGGCGCCCTCCACGTACACCGGGCCGGTGGCGGGGTTGATGCGGTTCCAGTCGAGCGCGGTGAACGCGGCCCCGGCGTCCTGAATCTGGTCCTCGAAGCAGTCGCGCGTCTGGAAGACGAGAAGGCTGCCGCCCGGCACGCGCAGCGCGGGCGGATTGGCGGGGTCCATCGCGTAGACGAGGTGGTCGCGGGGCACGGTGAAGGTCGTCATCCGTTTCTCCTGTCGCTGTGAAGGGAAAAAAGGTGGAGGCCGCCGGGGGGGTTTCGTTTTCGCCGCCTTATAGCACGTCTGCCCGGGCCGGGGGTCACCGCCCGGAGCCCGGGGCCCGCCCTCTTCCCCATCCTGTTTTGAACTACCGAGAAGGTTCCTTAGATCAAGAACAAACGGGGGAGGGCAACGGATACACTCAGGTGAGGATACGGAGGGGACGTGGCGACGACGGAGGTGTTCAAACGTGGGAACTCCCAGGTGGTTCGGCGGGGTGGGACGTTGATCCTGCGCCCGCTGCGCCCTGAGGCGACATGGGCGGCGTTCGACGCCCTGGCGGACATCCAGGGTGACTTTCTCCCGGGGGGGCGGCCGCAGGAGCGTGAAGTCTTCTGAGCCTGCGTTATCTGCTCGGCACCAACATCTGCGTCTTCGTCCGAAGTCGCCCCCCGACGGTGCGGACCCGCTTCGAGGCGTTGAGGCCTGGCGAGGTCGGCATCGGCGCCGTGACGGAAGCGGAGCTGCTTGACGGCGCGCACGGGAGCGGGCGGCCAGAGCACAACCTCGCGGCCGTGCTCGACCTCTCGGCCCAGATGGAGATCGTGCCTTTCGACAGCCAGGTGACGGACCAGGATGGGCGCCTTCGCCACCATCTGGAGCGGTTGGGCACGCCCACCGGCCCCCTTGACCTTCAAATTGCCGCAACCGCCCTGACCCACGATCTTCCGCTGGTCACCCACCACACCCGCGAATTCGCGCAGGTGCCCGGTCTCCGCCTGGAGGACTGGATTCCCACATGACCCTCGTTCCCCAGACCAATTCCACCGTCCCCGATCCCGTCCAGCTCGTCCTCGATTCCGTCCCCTCGCCGCTGACGAAAAAGGCGTACCGGCGGGCGCTGACGGACTTCCTTGCGTGGTGGGAGGAACAGGGGCGCCCGCCGCTGAGCAAGGCCGTGGTGGGGCGGTATGTCGCGGGACTGGTGGAGAGCGGGCTCGCGCCGTCGAGCGTGAACGTGCGGCTCGCCGCCATCCGCAAGCTCGTGCGCGAGGCGGCGGACAACGGGTTGCTGGGCGCGTTCGAGGCGGAGGCCATCGCGCGGGTGAAGGGGATCCGGCGGCAGGGGCGCCGCACGGGCACGTGGCTGAGTCAGGCGCAGGCGCAAGAACTCCTGCTCGCCCCCGACGTGACCACGCTGCGGGGGCTGCGGGACCGGGCCCTCCTCGCCGTGCTGCTGGGCTGCGGGCTGCGGCGCTCGGAACTCGTGGCGCTGACCTTCGACCATCTGGCGCGGCGCGAGGGACGCTGGGTGGTGCTCGACCTGACGGGCAAGCACGGGCGCACCCGCACGGTGCCGATGCCAGGGTGGTGCAAGGCCGCCGTGGACGCCTGGACGCGGGCGGCGGGGCTGTCGAGCGGGCACGTCTTCCGCCCGACCGCGCCGCGCGGGGAGAAGGTGCTCGCGCGCGGGCGGCTCTCGCACGAGGCCGTGGCCCTGATCGTCCGCAAGTACGGCCAGCGGCTGGGGCACGCGGGCCTCACCCCGGAGGACCTGGAGGGCGTGCGGCTCGCCCCCCACGACCTGCGGCGGACCTTCGCCAAGCTCGCGCACCGGGGCGGGGCCCCGCTGGACCAGATTCAGCTCTCGCTGGGGCACGCGAGCCTCCAGACCACCGAGGTCTACCTGGGGGTCGAGCAGGACCTCGCCGAGGCGCCGGGCGACAGGCTGGGGTTGTCGCTGAGGGGGGACTGAGGCGGACTGCGGGGAGGGGCGGGCCCTACCCCACCCGCCGGGCGACCACCTTGTGGCCGACGACGCTGCCGGGGCCGGGCTCGCGCAGGAGTTGGGTGACCAACCAGACCTCCTCGGCGGGGTCCTGCCAGCGCCAGAGCACCCGGTCGCCGACCCGCACCGACCACCCGGCCCCGACGGTGATCGTGGCGAACTGGGGATCGTCATGCAACTTCCGGTGGGCGGCTTGGGGGGGAGGAGCGATTCCCGGCATCGTGCGCCCAGCCTAGGCCCGCGGCTGTCACCGCCCTGTCACATCCAGGGCGGTCACCTGCGGGCTGGGGCCGCGCGCCGCCCCGCCGTCAGGCCGTCTCGCCGCCGCGCGGCTCGAAGGTCGCCCGCAGGCCGCCCCGGGGGCGCAGGGTGATCGCCGTCTCGATCTCGACCGGGGGCCCCGGCACCACCCGCACGGCGTGGCGGCTGGCGATGGTGGCGAGGAGCAGCGGCGCCTCCATCCGGGCGAAGTTCTCGCCGATGCACACGCGCGGGCCCCCGCCAAAGGGGAAAAAGGCGTAGCGGGGATTGCGCTTCTCGAGGTCGCCCGCCCAGCGCCCCGGGCGGAACTCTTCGGGCGCGTCGTACCAGCGCGGGTCGTGGTGGACGACCCACTGGCTCATCACCAGGGCGGTGCCCGCCGGGATGAAGTGGCCGCCGAGCTCCAGGTCGGCCCGCGCGCGGCGGCCCACCGTCCAGACGGGCGGGATCACCCGCATCGCCTCCTGAACGACCTGAGTCGTGTACGTCAGGCGGGGCAGGTCGGCGAGGGTGGGCACCCTCCCGCCGAGTTCGCGGTCCAGTTCCCCGTGCAGGTGCTGCTCGGCCTCGGGGTGGCGGGAGAGCAGCCACCACGCCCAGGTCAGGGTGTTGGCGGTCGTCTCGTGCCCGGCCATGATCAGGTTTTTCGCCTCGTCGAGGAGCTGCTGATCCGTCATGCCGCGCCGCTCGTCGTCCTGCGCGGCGAGCAGGGTGGAGAGGAGGTCGCCCCGGTCCTCCCCGCCCTCCGCCCGGCGCTCGCGGATGAGGTCGGCGACGAAGCGGTCGATGCGTGAGGTGGCGTCCTGAAAGGCGGCGAACGCCTCCGGGTGCTCCTCGCCGCCCCGCAGGGCCGACCGGAGCAGCACGTCAGCCTCGAACATGTCGTTCATGGCCCGCTCGAAGGGCTCAGCCCGCTCGCCCATCTCCAGGTCGAACAGCGTCTTGGTGATGATGTCGAGGGTCAGGTGCATCATGTCCGAGTGCACGTCGCGGGTCTCCCCGGGCCGCACGCCCTCCACGTACCGGCGCGCGGCGTCCACCATCACCTCGCCGTAGGCCTGGATACGCTCGCGGTGGAAGGCGGGCTGCACCATCCGGCGCTGCCGCAGCCAGAAGTCGCCCTCGCTCGTCACGAGGCCGTTGCCGAACAGCAGCGTGTTGATCGCGGCGTTCTGGTACCCCTTGTCGAACAGCCGCCCGGTCTGCACGTGGATGAACTCGATCAGGTGCGGGTCGCTCACCAGGCACATGGGCGCGCCCTCCTCGGTCTTGCCGATCAACACGAGGTCGCCGTACGCCCGGGCGAGCGCGGGCAGGGTCTCCAGCGGGTTCGCCGCGCCCTCGCCGCCGGGCCGGGCCTCGGGGCGGGGCGGGAGCGGCAGGGTGTGCGGGGCGGGGTGAGGCTGGGTCATAGGACACCTCCGGGCGGCGCCAACACCGCGCGCCGCCTGACCCGCCCAGTATCCGAGCCTTTGCTCGCGTTTGCAACCCGCTGGGCGGGCGGGGCCGCTACCATGTCCGCGTGACGACGGGGCGAGGGACCCACCGCCGGGTGCTGGGCGTGAGCGGGGACATGGAGGTGCTCGCCTGCGGCCACCTGGTGCCGGGCTTCACGGGGAGCGCGGGATTCGGTCGGCTGCTGGAACGCGGATGGCCCGCGCACCCCCGGCTGCGGCGGTGCCCGGCGTGCCCGGACGAGGGGGTGACCGTTCCGGCGGCACTCGCGGAGGTCCCGGCGCCCCCGGAGGCCGTGGCGTGGTGGGCGCGGCTGGGGCTGCCGGAACGCGGCGCGTGGCTGGACCGCCTCGCCCCCGGGGAGGCGATGCC is part of the Deinococcus aestuarii genome and encodes:
- a CDS encoding type II toxin-antitoxin system VapC family toxin; the protein is MLGTNICVFVRSRPPTVRTRFEALRPGEVGIGAVTEAELLDGAHGSGRPEHNLAAVLDLSAQMEIVPFDSQVTDQDGRLRHHLERLGTPTGPLDLQIAATALTHDLPLVTHHTREFAQVPGLRLEDWIPT
- a CDS encoding glutamine synthetase family protein — protein: MRDLDWPDLAPGGVQWVRVHWCDHANVIRAKAAHVALLDPDAGLPGGIGLAAAQMALPVMFDALAPGSGLSPVGEVRLVPDGRTLRTTALLPGHALVLGDLRREDGQPWEHCPRDFLRGQLGRLEAYGLTLTAAFENEFFLLRRDPEGRLVPADRTVYAQTGAFNAHLPFLHDLTAALLDLGLTPEHLYPESAPGQIELAVRYRVGVDAADQQIFFREAARAAAGRHGLVACFLAKVSETAAGSGCHINLGLRDAGGQDALGDPDDPDGLSAAGRAFMAGILAHLPALTAVTVPLPNGYRRLKPHFWAGAYCAWGVGNREAALRVTRHGGRVTRFEVKAADGTANPYLALGALVAAGLGGLERDLSLPPEATVDPALLGEAEREAARMFPLPASLSASLDALEADTVLRAAFGEARLRAYVAVKRLEGEALSPLSPEEELELLAERY
- a CDS encoding cytochrome P450 — its product is MTVTEPRYSLLDPFPWYAAMRERSPVVRDPQSGMWMVFGYADVQRTLSEWKNFSSERGRPRGENPESALSSSIISTDPPRHRSLRALVEQAFTPRQVRALEPRIAELVDELLSKVERAGRMDFVLDLAYPLPVIVIAEILGIPASDRDAFKRWSDAVVTGNMSGSREMAAYFGRLIEERRHDPGEDLISGLIAAQVEGEHLSTQELLGFCVLLLVAGNETTTNLLANTVLCWEDAPGAYGRVRADRGLLPTTIEESLRFRSPVQSMFRVAAQDVELGGQVIREGSPVIAWIGSANRDEAQFGDAATFDPARTPNRHLAFGHGVHFCLGAPLARLEASVALSAVLDRLPNLRVEPGTVLDPIPSQIVSGVKRLPVTFG
- a CDS encoding APC family permease, producing MSTEGVGGSPLPADERVGVEEFGYRQELKRALSFRDLLVYGMIFMVPIAPFGIFGYVLDASRGMVALAYLVGMVAMFFTAMSYRAMSRDFPVSGSVYAYAQRGIGRAAGFFAGWLILLDYILIPALLYVVSAAALAPLFPAVPKAAWVVGFLLVGMVVNLRGVELTARASRVFLVLELTVLFAFLLVGLIALYSGAGAGRLTLAPLYQPEVLTPAVIGAAVSVAALSFLGFDAISTLSEEVKDRRRGTVGRATLAALFLMGGLFILQTWVAADLSRGLTFRSLDTAFYEAAAVAGGSWLALLTAGATALAWGVANSLVSQAAISRILFAMARDRQLPAPLARVHPRFKTPHVSIVLVVLVSLVVALAFLDNVALLTSLVNFGALTGFLFLHASVIVHFLVRRGSRNYFSHLLLPGVGFGIIAYVLYSMGAATWLLGLGWLAVGVLYYLVLTRVLRRDTALEV
- a CDS encoding acetamidase/formamidase family protein; the protein is MTTFTVPRDHLVYAMDPANPPALRVPGGSLLVFQTRDCFEDQIQDAGAAFTALDWNRINPATGPVYVEGARPGDALAVEILDIRVGPRAVMVTGPGLGVEGDALEHPTVRVFPVEDGGVTVSGVRLPLRPMIGVIGTAPAETPVPNGTPGPHGGNMDTTVIRAGSLLLLPVNVEGALLALGDLHAGMGDGEVSVCGLEVPGEVTLRVTVVPQCPWPLPMVQTQAHLYTVASALTLDEAATLATKHMSAFLQSEAGLSRADAIGLLSAAGNLQISQVVDPLKTCRFELGLDVLAQLGVEPPRERV
- a CDS encoding AbrB/MazE/SpoVT family DNA-binding domain-containing protein; this translates as MATTEVFKRGNSQVVRRGGTLILRPLRPEATWAAFDALADIQGDFLPGGRPQEREVF
- a CDS encoding cytochrome P450 translates to MTQPHPAPHTLPLPPRPEARPGGEGAANPLETLPALARAYGDLVLIGKTEEGAPMCLVSDPHLIEFIHVQTGRLFDKGYQNAAINTLLFGNGLVTSEGDFWLRQRRMVQPAFHRERIQAYGEVMVDAARRYVEGVRPGETRDVHSDMMHLTLDIITKTLFDLEMGERAEPFERAMNDMFEADVLLRSALRGGEEHPEAFAAFQDATSRIDRFVADLIRERRAEGGEDRGDLLSTLLAAQDDERRGMTDQQLLDEAKNLIMAGHETTANTLTWAWWLLSRHPEAEQHLHGELDRELGGRVPTLADLPRLTYTTQVVQEAMRVIPPVWTVGRRARADLELGGHFIPAGTALVMSQWVVHHDPRWYDAPEEFRPGRWAGDLEKRNPRYAFFPFGGGPRVCIGENFARMEAPLLLATIASRHAVRVVPGPPVEIETAITLRPRGGLRATFEPRGGETA
- a CDS encoding amidohydrolase family protein; this translates as MTPDALAEHVAALPILDHHAHGLYPEALWRAEPIEPYFTESADPEILARHVPHNLYFRRSIRHLAELYGCDPTPDAVRTARQAQDYPALCARLMRETGISLLLMDDGIWQGRLLTVEQMNALLPTRRVARIEAEAAALLREAPDARVYLERVEAHFDALAPGLVALKSIAAYRTGLDITRPELSEVQRDLDALLRETPEDRTPRLNRKALLDATLHAALRAGLRHGLPIQFHTGYGDPDLDLRLANPLHLRALLEDPELRGLHVVMLHGYPFIREAGYLASVYPGAWLDVGLTIPYTSTHGMVTAWHESLHLSPITKVLFSTDAQRTPEMFWLAARAGRSTLTRALGETVEAGDLSPEEARWAARRLLHDNAAELYKAD
- a CDS encoding tyrosine-type recombinase/integrase, yielding MTLVPQTNSTVPDPVQLVLDSVPSPLTKKAYRRALTDFLAWWEEQGRPPLSKAVVGRYVAGLVESGLAPSSVNVRLAAIRKLVREAADNGLLGAFEAEAIARVKGIRRQGRRTGTWLSQAQAQELLLAPDVTTLRGLRDRALLAVLLGCGLRRSELVALTFDHLARREGRWVVLDLTGKHGRTRTVPMPGWCKAAVDAWTRAAGLSSGHVFRPTAPRGEKVLARGRLSHEAVALIVRKYGQRLGHAGLTPEDLEGVRLAPHDLRRTFAKLAHRGGAPLDQIQLSLGHASLQTTEVYLGVEQDLAEAPGDRLGLSLRGD